The Streptomyces sp. NBC_01689 genome includes a window with the following:
- a CDS encoding acyclic terpene utilization AtuA family protein translates to MSGGPSSPGALRIGNASGFYGDRFDAMREMLTGGPLDVLTGDYLAELTMLILGRDRLKNPAGGYARTFLRQLEECLGLAHERGVRVVANAGGLNPAGLAGAVRELAERLGVPVRVAHVEGDDLTDRHPGALAAHAYLGGAGIAACLREGADIVVTGRVTDAALVTGPAVAHFGWAPDAYDRLAGAVVAGHVLECGTQATGGNYAFFGDHPARLLRRPGFPLAELHEDGTSVITKHDGTGGVVDVGTVTAQLLYETSGARYAGPDVTARLDSVTLSQEGPDRVRISGVRGEAPPPTLKVGLNRLGGFRNEVVFVLTGLDIETKAALVRDQMETAFDTAKARPAEVRWELSRTDRADAPTEETASALLRLVVRDPGQDAVGRTLGGAAVELALASYPGFHVLAPPGKGSPYGVFEDSRVPQDAVEQVAVLPDGRRIPVAPARDTLAVEPAPRPAPPGPPPAGPTRRAPLGRVAGARSGDKGGDANVGVWVRTDAAWRWLAHELTVERFRSLIPESAGLDVVRHALPNLRALNFVVRGILGEGVAAQHRFDPQAKGLGEWLRSRHLDIPEALL, encoded by the coding sequence AGAACCCGGCGGGCGGCTACGCGCGCACCTTCCTGCGGCAGCTGGAGGAGTGCCTCGGCCTCGCACACGAGCGGGGCGTGCGCGTCGTGGCGAACGCGGGCGGCCTCAACCCCGCCGGACTCGCCGGCGCCGTGCGGGAGCTGGCCGAACGGCTGGGCGTCCCGGTGCGCGTCGCCCATGTCGAGGGGGACGACCTCACCGACCGCCACCCCGGCGCCCTCGCCGCGCACGCCTACCTCGGCGGCGCGGGGATCGCCGCCTGTCTGCGCGAGGGCGCGGACATCGTCGTGACCGGCCGGGTCACGGACGCCGCGCTGGTCACCGGGCCGGCCGTCGCGCACTTCGGCTGGGCCCCGGACGCGTACGACCGTCTCGCGGGTGCCGTCGTCGCCGGGCACGTCCTGGAGTGCGGCACCCAGGCGACCGGCGGCAACTACGCCTTCTTCGGCGACCACCCCGCGCGGCTGCTGCGCCGTCCCGGATTCCCGCTCGCCGAACTCCACGAGGACGGCACGAGCGTCATCACCAAGCACGACGGCACGGGCGGCGTCGTGGACGTCGGCACGGTCACCGCGCAACTCCTCTACGAGACGTCCGGCGCCAGGTACGCGGGCCCCGACGTCACCGCCCGCCTCGACTCGGTGACGCTCTCCCAGGAGGGCCCCGACCGGGTGCGGATCTCGGGCGTCCGGGGCGAGGCGCCGCCGCCCACCCTCAAGGTCGGCCTGAACCGTCTCGGCGGCTTCCGCAACGAGGTCGTCTTCGTCCTGACCGGGCTCGACATCGAGACGAAGGCCGCGCTCGTACGGGACCAGATGGAGACCGCGTTCGACACGGCCAAGGCGCGCCCGGCGGAGGTGCGTTGGGAGCTCTCCCGGACCGACCGGGCGGACGCCCCCACCGAGGAGACCGCGAGCGCCCTGCTGCGTCTCGTCGTACGGGACCCCGGCCAGGACGCGGTCGGCCGCACGCTCGGCGGGGCGGCCGTCGAACTGGCCCTGGCGAGCTATCCCGGCTTCCATGTCCTGGCGCCGCCCGGAAAGGGCTCGCCGTACGGGGTGTTCGAGGACTCCCGCGTCCCCCAGGACGCCGTGGAGCAGGTCGCGGTCCTCCCGGACGGGCGCCGGATCCCGGTGGCCCCGGCCCGCGACACCCTGGCAGTGGAACCGGCGCCGCGCCCCGCCCCGCCCGGGCCGCCGCCCGCCGGGCCGACGCGCCGCGCCCCCCTCGGACGGGTGGCCGGTGCCCGCAGCGGCGACAAGGGCGGCGACGCCAACGTGGGTGTCTGGGTCCGCACGGACGCCGCGTGGCGCTGGCTCGCCCACGAGCTGACCGTCGAACGGTTCCGGAGCCTGATCCCCGAGAGCGCCGGCCTCGACGTCGTCCGCCACGCGCTGCCCAACCTCCGCGCCCTCAACTTCGTCGTCCGGGGAATCCTCGGCGAGGGCGTCGCCGCCCAGCACCGCTTCGACCCCCAGGCCAAGGGCCTCGGCGAATGGCTCCGCTCCCGCCACCTGGACATACCGGAGGCACTCCTGTGA
- a CDS encoding acyl-CoA carboxylase subunit beta has translation MTVLASSLDASSPEHTAHREAMLEKLAALDTEHAKALAGGGEKYVARHRERGKLLARERIELLLDPDTPFLELSPLAAWGSDAPAYTVGASLVTGIGVVEGVECLITANDPTVRGGASNPWSLRKALRANDIALANRLPCISLVESGGADLPSQKEIFIPGGAIFRDLTRLSAAGIPTVAVVFGNSTAGGAYVPGMSDHVIMVKERAKVFLGGPPLVKMATGEESDDESLGGAEMHARVSGLADHFAVDERDALRQARRVVARLNHRKAYPDPGPAAPPVHDEEELLGIVPGDLKHPFDPREVIARIVDGSDFDEFKPLYGTSLTTGWATLHGYPVGILANAQGVLFSAESQKAAQFIQLANQRDIPLLFLHNTTGYMVGREYEQGGIIKHGAMMINAVSNSRVPHLSVLMGASYGAGHYGMCGRAYDPRFLFAWPSAKSAVMGPQQLAGVLSIVARQSAAAKGRPYDDEADAALRAMVEQQIESESLPMFLSGRLYDDGVIDPRDTRTVLGLCLSAIHTAPFEGARGGFGVFRM, from the coding sequence GTGACCGTCCTCGCGTCCTCCCTGGACGCCAGCAGCCCTGAACACACCGCCCACCGCGAGGCGATGCTCGAAAAGCTCGCCGCGCTGGACACCGAGCACGCCAAGGCGCTCGCGGGCGGCGGCGAGAAGTACGTCGCCCGGCACCGGGAGCGCGGCAAGCTGCTCGCCCGTGAACGCATCGAGCTGCTGCTCGACCCCGACACCCCCTTCCTGGAGCTGTCGCCGCTGGCGGCCTGGGGAAGCGACGCCCCCGCGTACACGGTGGGCGCCTCGCTCGTCACCGGGATCGGGGTGGTCGAGGGCGTCGAGTGCCTGATCACCGCCAACGACCCGACGGTGCGCGGCGGTGCCAGCAACCCGTGGAGCCTGAGGAAGGCGCTGCGGGCCAACGACATCGCCCTCGCCAACCGGCTGCCCTGCATCAGCCTGGTCGAGTCGGGCGGCGCCGACCTGCCGTCGCAGAAGGAGATCTTCATCCCCGGGGGCGCGATCTTCCGCGACCTGACCCGGCTGTCGGCGGCGGGCATCCCGACCGTGGCCGTGGTCTTCGGGAACTCGACCGCGGGCGGCGCGTACGTCCCGGGCATGTCCGACCACGTGATCATGGTGAAGGAGCGGGCGAAGGTCTTCCTGGGCGGTCCGCCGCTGGTGAAGATGGCCACCGGCGAGGAGAGCGACGACGAGTCCCTCGGCGGCGCCGAGATGCACGCGCGGGTGTCGGGTCTCGCGGACCACTTCGCCGTCGACGAGCGGGACGCGCTCCGGCAGGCCCGCCGCGTCGTCGCCCGGCTCAACCACCGCAAGGCGTACCCCGACCCGGGACCGGCGGCCCCTCCCGTGCACGACGAGGAGGAGCTGCTGGGGATCGTGCCCGGCGACCTCAAGCACCCCTTCGACCCGCGCGAGGTCATCGCCCGGATCGTCGACGGCTCGGACTTCGACGAGTTCAAGCCCCTTTACGGGACCAGCCTCACCACGGGCTGGGCGACGCTGCACGGCTACCCCGTCGGGATACTGGCCAACGCCCAGGGCGTGCTCTTCAGCGCCGAGTCGCAGAAGGCCGCCCAGTTCATCCAGCTCGCCAACCAGCGCGACATCCCCCTCCTCTTCCTGCACAACACCACCGGCTACATGGTCGGCAGGGAGTACGAGCAGGGCGGCATCATCAAGCACGGCGCGATGATGATCAACGCGGTGAGCAACAGCCGGGTCCCCCACCTGTCCGTCCTGATGGGCGCCTCCTACGGAGCCGGTCACTACGGCATGTGCGGTCGCGCCTACGACCCGCGCTTCCTGTTCGCCTGGCCGAGCGCCAAGTCCGCCGTCATGGGCCCCCAGCAGCTCGCCGGCGTCCTGTCCATCGTCGCCCGGCAGTCCGCGGCGGCCAAGGGCCGTCCGTACGACGACGAGGCCGACGCCGCCCTGCGCGCCATGGTGGAGCAGCAGATCGAGTCGGAGTCCCTGCCGATGTTCCTGTCCGGGCGGCTGTACGACGACGGGGTGATCGACCCCCGTGACACCCGCACCGTCCTCGGCCTGTGCCTGTCCGCGATCCACACCGCGCCCTTCGAGGGCGCGCGCGGCGGCTTCGGCGTCTTCCGGATGTGA
- a CDS encoding enoyl-CoA hydratase family protein, with product MTLVHADLDRAVAVLTLDSPTNRNALSSALVAELAEGLARCGEDDDVRAVVLTHTGNTFCAGADLRDPPQPDALVGLLRRIVELPKPVVARVTGHVRAGGLGLLGACDIAVSSGAATFAFTEVRIGVAPAVISLPLLSRTDPRALARYYLTGERLDAAEAVRTGLLTAAGDDADAVLAPVLDGLRRASPQGLAETKRLLTAKVLEAFDRDAVALTALSAELFSSAQAREGMTAFLERRDPAWVV from the coding sequence GTGACCCTCGTCCACGCGGACCTCGACCGCGCCGTCGCCGTCCTCACCCTCGACTCGCCCACCAACCGCAACGCGCTGTCGTCCGCGCTCGTGGCCGAACTCGCCGAAGGGCTCGCGCGGTGCGGCGAGGACGACGACGTCCGCGCGGTCGTGCTCACCCACACCGGCAACACGTTCTGCGCGGGTGCCGACCTGCGCGACCCGCCCCAGCCGGACGCGCTCGTCGGACTGCTGCGGCGGATCGTCGAGCTGCCCAAACCGGTGGTGGCCCGGGTGACCGGGCACGTCCGGGCGGGCGGTCTGGGCCTGCTGGGCGCCTGCGACATCGCCGTCTCCTCCGGCGCGGCCACCTTCGCCTTCACGGAGGTCCGCATCGGGGTCGCGCCCGCTGTCATCTCGCTGCCCCTGCTGTCCCGCACGGACCCCCGCGCCCTCGCCCGTTACTACCTCACCGGCGAACGCCTCGACGCCGCCGAGGCGGTGCGCACGGGATTGCTGACCGCGGCAGGCGACGACGCCGACGCGGTCCTCGCCCCCGTCCTGGACGGCCTGCGCCGGGCCTCCCCGCAGGGCCTCGCCGAGACGAAACGGCTGCTCACGGCTAAGGTGCTGGAGGCTTTCGACCGGGACGCGGTCGCCCTGACGGCGCTCTCGGCCGAGCTGTTCTCCTCCGCGCAGGCCCGCGAGGGGATGACGGCCTTCCTCGAACGACGGGATCCCGCATGGGTGGTGTGA
- a CDS encoding acyl-CoA dehydrogenase family protein has protein sequence MSPVTETEEHTALRAAVAALGRRYGREYLTDAIREGRHPTELWSEAAKLGYLGVNLPEAYGGGGGGIAELSLVLEELGAAGCPLLMMVVSPAICGTVIARFGTEEQKRAWLPGLADGTRTMAFGITEPDAGSNSHRITTTARRDGADWLLTGRKVFISGVDIADATLVVGRTEDARTGSLKPCLFIVPRDAEGFGRRQIDMELQSAEKQFELTLDDVRLPAGALVGDEDAGLLQLFAGLNPERVMTAAFAIGMGRFALSRAVEYARERTVWKAPIGAHQAVAHPLAQAHIELELARLMMQKAAFLYDSGDDVAAGEAANMAKYAAGEACVKAVDQAVHTLGGNGLTREFGLASLITASRVARIAPVSREMILNYVSHQSLGLPKSY, from the coding sequence ATGAGCCCCGTGACAGAGACCGAAGAGCACACCGCCCTGCGCGCCGCCGTCGCCGCCCTCGGCAGGCGGTACGGCCGCGAGTACCTGACCGACGCCATCCGCGAGGGCCGCCATCCCACCGAGCTGTGGTCCGAGGCGGCCAAACTCGGCTACCTGGGCGTGAACCTGCCGGAGGCCTACGGCGGCGGAGGCGGCGGCATCGCCGAACTCTCCCTGGTACTGGAGGAATTGGGAGCTGCGGGTTGTCCGCTGCTCATGATGGTGGTGTCGCCCGCGATCTGCGGGACCGTCATCGCCCGCTTCGGCACGGAGGAACAGAAGCGCGCCTGGCTGCCCGGACTCGCCGACGGCACCCGCACCATGGCCTTCGGCATCACCGAACCCGACGCCGGCTCCAACTCGCACCGGATCACCACCACGGCCCGTCGGGACGGCGCGGACTGGCTGCTGACCGGCCGCAAGGTGTTCATCTCCGGTGTCGACATCGCCGACGCCACCCTCGTCGTCGGCCGTACGGAGGACGCCCGCACCGGCAGCCTCAAGCCCTGCCTGTTCATCGTCCCGCGGGACGCGGAGGGGTTCGGCCGGCGGCAGATCGACATGGAACTCCAGAGCGCGGAGAAGCAGTTCGAGCTGACCCTCGACGACGTGCGGCTGCCCGCCGGGGCACTCGTCGGCGACGAGGACGCGGGCCTGCTGCAGCTCTTCGCCGGGCTCAACCCGGAGCGGGTGATGACGGCCGCGTTCGCGATCGGCATGGGCCGCTTCGCGCTCTCCCGGGCCGTCGAGTACGCCCGTGAACGCACCGTCTGGAAGGCCCCCATCGGCGCCCACCAGGCCGTCGCCCACCCGCTCGCCCAGGCCCACATAGAGCTCGAACTCGCCCGCCTGATGATGCAGAAGGCGGCCTTCCTCTACGACTCCGGGGACGACGTCGCCGCCGGGGAGGCCGCCAACATGGCCAAGTACGCGGCCGGCGAGGCCTGTGTGAAGGCGGTCGACCAGGCCGTGCACACCCTCGGCGGCAACGGGCTCACCCGCGAGTTCGGCCTCGCCTCGCTGATCACCGCCTCCCGGGTGGCCCGTATCGCCCCGGTCAGCAGGGAGATGATCCTCAACTACGTCTCCCACCAGAGCCTGGGCCTGCCCAAGTCGTACTGA
- a CDS encoding acetyl/propionyl/methylcrotonyl-CoA carboxylase subunit alpha — protein MISSILVANRGEIACRVFRTCRAAGIRTVAVHSDADEDALHVREADAAVRLPGVTPAQTYLRADLVVKAALDAGADAVHPGYGFLSENADFARAVLDAGLVWIGPPPEAIEAMASKTRAKKLMGLAPLVEVTEDDLPVLVKAAAGGGGRGMRIVRELAALETELEAARAEALSAFGDGEVFVEPYVEGGRHVEVQILADTHGTVWTLGTRDCSLQRRHQKVIEEAPAPGLGQRLTDTLYDLSVRAARAVDYVGAGTVEFLIADGTAHFLEMNTRLQVEHPVTEAVFGIDLVALQIQVAEGAALDDAPPPARGHAVEARLYAEDPANAWAPQTGTLHRLAVPDSVRLDTGYGDGDRIGVHYDPMLAKAVAHAATRVGALRALSGALERAEIHGPVTNRDLLVRSLRHPEFTEGRMDTGFYDRHLATLTPPAADPYAPLAAALAAAHGRSRFGGWRNLPSQPQIRRYLVAGEEHEVHYRHTREGLSADGVRVVRADADLVVLEVDGVRKRFRVARHGDQVHVNSTVLTALPRFPDPTADHAPGSLLAPMPGTVVRVAEGLAEGVRVEAGRPLLWLEAMKMEHKISAPADGTLTALHVAPGRQVEMGALLAVVDDDVPGQEPRATPRSARPTRTFRTQEAP, from the coding sequence ATGATCAGTTCGATACTCGTGGCCAATCGCGGGGAGATCGCCTGCCGGGTCTTCCGCACCTGCCGGGCGGCCGGGATCCGGACCGTCGCCGTGCACTCGGACGCCGACGAGGACGCCCTGCACGTACGGGAGGCGGACGCGGCGGTGCGGCTGCCGGGCGTGACACCCGCGCAGACCTACCTCCGCGCCGACCTGGTCGTGAAGGCGGCCCTGGACGCCGGAGCGGACGCCGTCCACCCCGGGTACGGCTTCCTCTCCGAGAACGCGGACTTCGCGCGCGCCGTCCTCGACGCGGGCCTGGTCTGGATCGGGCCGCCGCCCGAGGCGATCGAGGCGATGGCGTCCAAGACCCGCGCCAAGAAACTGATGGGTCTCGCCCCCCTGGTCGAGGTCACCGAGGACGACCTCCCGGTGCTGGTCAAGGCGGCCGCGGGCGGCGGCGGGCGCGGGATGCGGATCGTGCGCGAACTGGCCGCTCTGGAGACGGAGCTGGAGGCGGCGCGGGCCGAGGCGCTGAGCGCGTTCGGCGACGGCGAGGTCTTCGTCGAGCCGTACGTGGAGGGCGGCCGCCACGTCGAGGTGCAGATCCTCGCCGACACGCACGGCACGGTCTGGACGCTCGGGACGCGCGACTGCTCGCTCCAGCGCCGCCACCAGAAGGTGATCGAGGAGGCCCCGGCCCCCGGGCTCGGGCAGCGGCTCACCGACACGCTGTACGACCTTTCGGTGCGCGCCGCCCGCGCCGTCGACTACGTGGGCGCCGGGACCGTCGAGTTCCTGATCGCGGACGGCACCGCCCACTTCCTGGAGATGAACACCCGTCTCCAGGTCGAACACCCCGTCACCGAGGCGGTCTTCGGGATCGACCTGGTCGCGCTGCAGATCCAGGTCGCCGAGGGCGCCGCGCTCGACGACGCCCCGCCCCCCGCCCGCGGGCACGCGGTCGAGGCCCGCCTGTACGCCGAGGACCCCGCGAACGCGTGGGCCCCGCAGACCGGCACCCTGCACCGCCTCGCCGTACCGGACTCCGTCCGTCTGGACACCGGCTACGGGGACGGCGACCGGATCGGCGTGCACTACGACCCGATGCTCGCCAAGGCCGTCGCCCACGCCGCCACCCGCGTGGGGGCCCTGCGCGCGCTGTCGGGCGCCCTGGAGCGGGCGGAGATCCACGGCCCGGTCACCAACCGGGATCTGCTCGTCCGCTCCCTGCGGCACCCCGAGTTCACCGAGGGCCGCATGGACACCGGGTTCTACGACCGTCACCTCGCCACGCTCACGCCGCCCGCCGCGGACCCGTACGCGCCGCTGGCCGCCGCCCTCGCCGCCGCGCACGGCCGTTCCCGGTTCGGCGGCTGGCGCAACCTGCCCTCTCAGCCGCAGATCAGGCGCTACCTCGTGGCGGGAGAGGAACACGAGGTCCACTACCGGCACACCCGGGAGGGGCTCTCCGCCGACGGGGTGCGCGTGGTGCGCGCCGACGCGGATCTCGTCGTGCTCGAAGTGGACGGCGTGCGGAAGCGGTTCCGGGTCGCCCGCCACGGCGACCAGGTCCACGTGAACTCCACCGTGCTCACCGCGCTGCCCCGCTTCCCCGACCCCACCGCCGACCACGCCCCCGGGTCCCTGCTCGCGCCGATGCCCGGCACCGTGGTCCGGGTGGCCGAGGGCCTCGCCGAAGGGGTCCGGGTGGAGGCCGGCCGGCCCCTGCTCTGGCTGGAGGCGATGAAGATGGAACACAAGATCTCCGCCCCGGCCGACGGCACCCTCACCGCGCTCCACGTGGCCCCCGGCCGGCAGGTGGAGATGGGGGCCCTGCTGGCGGTCGTGGACGACGACGTGCCCGGACAGGAGCCGCGGGCGACCCCGCGTTCCGCCCGACCGACCCGCACCTTCCGTACTCAGGAGGCCCCATGA
- a CDS encoding TetR/AcrR family transcriptional regulator, translated as MGGVNTAEASDDATAATDPAGPQDATDPEPTGHAGHTDRTGPPSAHGSRRSRPAHVPKQDRSRATRQRLLAAAVACLAEHGWAGSTVAVVAERAGVSRGAAQHHFPTREDLFTAAVEYVAEERSTALRALFPEGAADRRAVVAALVDLFTGPLFRAALHLWVAASDEEQLRVRVTELEARVGRETHRIAVDLLAADESRPGVRETVQGLLDMSRGLGLAHLLTDDTARRERVVAQWGVILNGVLE; from the coding sequence ATGGGTGGTGTGAACACGGCGGAAGCCTCGGACGACGCGACGGCCGCGACGGACCCCGCGGGTCCACAGGACGCGACGGACCCGGAACCCACCGGGCACGCGGGACACACGGACCGGACCGGCCCCCCGAGCGCGCACGGCTCGCGCCGCTCCCGTCCCGCGCACGTCCCGAAGCAGGACCGCAGCCGGGCCACCCGGCAGCGGCTGCTGGCCGCCGCAGTGGCCTGTCTCGCCGAACACGGCTGGGCGGGCTCCACGGTCGCCGTCGTCGCGGAACGGGCCGGGGTCTCCCGGGGCGCCGCCCAGCACCACTTCCCGACCCGCGAGGACCTGTTCACGGCGGCGGTGGAGTACGTCGCCGAGGAACGCTCCACGGCCCTGCGCGCCCTCTTCCCGGAAGGTGCCGCGGACCGGCGCGCCGTCGTCGCGGCCCTCGTCGACCTCTTCACGGGCCCGCTCTTCCGCGCCGCCCTCCACCTGTGGGTGGCCGCCTCCGACGAGGAGCAGCTCCGCGTCAGGGTCACCGAACTGGAGGCCCGCGTCGGCCGCGAGACCCACCGGATCGCCGTGGACCTGCTGGCCGCGGACGAGTCCCGCCCGGGCGTACGGGAGACCGTCCAGGGTCTCCTCGACATGTCCCGGGGGCTGGGCCTCGCCCATCTCCTCACGGACGACACGGCCCGCCGGGAGCGGGTGGTCGCGCAGTGGGGCGTGATCCTGAACGGGGTGCTGGAGTGA
- the pdxH gene encoding pyridoxamine 5'-phosphate oxidase, translated as MRAHYRAEGFLESGLAPHPMDQFGRWFRQAAQAAAQGVVYEPNAMVVCTADADGRPSSRTVLLKQYDEQGFVFYTNYESRKALELATNPYVSLLFPWHPMARQVIVTGTARRTGRDETAAYFRTRPHGSQLGAWASAQSSVVPSRSALDASYAELSARYPEGEQVPVPPHWGGFRVAPRTVEFWQGRENRLHDRLRYTAEPDGGWTVERLSP; from the coding sequence ATGCGCGCCCACTACCGCGCCGAGGGATTCCTGGAGTCCGGTCTCGCCCCGCACCCCATGGACCAGTTCGGCCGCTGGTTCAGGCAGGCCGCGCAGGCCGCCGCGCAGGGCGTGGTGTACGAACCGAACGCGATGGTCGTGTGCACGGCCGACGCCGACGGGCGGCCCAGCTCCCGCACGGTGCTGCTCAAGCAGTACGACGAGCAGGGCTTCGTCTTCTACACCAACTACGAATCCCGCAAGGCCCTGGAGCTGGCCACGAACCCCTACGTGTCGCTGCTCTTCCCCTGGCACCCGATGGCCCGCCAGGTCATCGTCACCGGGACGGCCCGCCGTACCGGCCGCGACGAGACGGCCGCGTACTTCCGGACCCGTCCGCACGGCTCCCAGCTCGGTGCCTGGGCCAGCGCTCAGTCCTCGGTCGTCCCCTCCCGCTCCGCGCTCGACGCCTCCTACGCGGAGCTGAGCGCCCGCTACCCCGAGGGCGAGCAGGTCCCGGTCCCCCCGCACTGGGGCGGCTTCCGCGTCGCCCCCCGGACGGTCGAGTTCTGGCAGGGCCGCGAGAACCGCCTCCACGACCGGCTCCGGTACACGGCGGAGCCGGACGGCGGATGGACGGTGGAGCGGCTCAGCCCGTGA
- a CDS encoding 4-coumarate--CoA ligase family protein, translating into MFRSEYADVPAVEEPIHEAVLGRAAERGDTPALVDGVDGTTLTYGQLDQFHRRLAAAFADAGVRKGDVLALHSPNTIAFPTVFYGATRAGASVTTVHPLATAEEFAKQLRDSATAWIVTVSPLLETARQAAELAGGIREIFVCDTAPGHRSLIDLLGSTAPEPRVDIDPVTDIAALPYSSGTTGTPKGVMLTHRSVATNLAQVARSVPMDEGERILAVLPFFHIYGLTALMNAPLRQGATVVVLPRFDLDTFLTAIERHRITGLFVAPPIVLALAKHPAVEGYDLSSLKYVISSAAPLDARLALACAERLGIPPIGQGYGMTELSPCTHLVPLDAADAPPGTVGRLVAGTEMRILSLDDPGRELGVGEAGEIVIRGPQVMKGYLGRPDATAEMIETDGWLHTGDVGYVDADGWLFVVDRVKELIKYKGFQVAPAELEALLLTHPGIADAAVVGVYNDDNNEVPHAHVVRQRSATELSEGEVMMYVAERVAPYKRVRAVTFVDEVPRAASGKILRRELRGRS; encoded by the coding sequence GTGTTCCGCAGCGAGTACGCCGACGTCCCGGCCGTCGAGGAACCCATCCACGAGGCCGTCCTCGGCCGCGCCGCCGAGCGCGGGGACACACCCGCGCTGGTCGACGGCGTCGACGGCACCACCCTCACCTACGGCCAACTGGACCAGTTCCACCGGCGGCTGGCCGCCGCGTTCGCCGACGCCGGCGTCCGCAAGGGCGACGTGCTCGCCCTGCACAGCCCCAACACCATCGCGTTCCCGACGGTGTTCTACGGCGCCACCCGCGCGGGGGCGTCGGTCACCACCGTGCACCCGCTCGCCACCGCCGAGGAGTTCGCCAAGCAGCTGCGGGACAGTGCCACGGCCTGGATCGTCACCGTCTCGCCCCTGCTGGAGACGGCCCGGCAGGCCGCGGAACTCGCCGGCGGGATACGGGAGATCTTCGTCTGCGACACCGCGCCGGGGCACCGGTCGCTGATCGACCTGCTCGGCTCGACCGCCCCCGAGCCGCGGGTCGACATCGACCCCGTGACGGACATCGCGGCCCTCCCGTACTCCTCCGGGACCACCGGCACGCCCAAGGGCGTGATGCTCACCCACCGGTCCGTCGCCACCAACCTGGCGCAGGTGGCGCGCTCGGTGCCGATGGACGAGGGGGAACGCATCCTCGCGGTGCTGCCCTTCTTCCACATCTACGGGCTGACGGCCCTGATGAACGCGCCGCTGCGGCAGGGCGCCACCGTCGTGGTGCTGCCGCGCTTCGACCTCGACACCTTCCTCACGGCCATCGAACGGCACCGCATCACCGGCCTGTTCGTGGCCCCGCCGATCGTGCTCGCGCTGGCCAAGCACCCGGCCGTCGAGGGCTACGACCTGTCGTCCCTGAAGTACGTGATCTCCTCCGCCGCGCCCCTGGACGCCCGGCTCGCCCTGGCCTGCGCCGAGCGGCTCGGCATCCCGCCCATCGGCCAGGGCTACGGCATGACGGAACTCTCCCCGTGCACCCACCTGGTACCGCTGGACGCCGCCGACGCGCCCCCGGGAACGGTGGGCAGGCTCGTCGCGGGCACCGAGATGCGGATCCTCTCCCTCGACGACCCGGGCAGGGAACTCGGCGTCGGCGAGGCCGGGGAGATCGTCATCCGCGGCCCCCAGGTGATGAAGGGCTACCTGGGACGCCCCGACGCCACCGCCGAGATGATCGAGACGGACGGCTGGCTGCACACCGGGGACGTCGGGTACGTGGACGCGGACGGCTGGCTGTTCGTCGTCGACCGGGTCAAGGAACTCATCAAGTACAAGGGCTTCCAGGTCGCGCCCGCCGAACTGGAGGCACTGCTGCTGACCCACCCGGGCATCGCGGACGCCGCCGTGGTCGGGGTCTACAACGACGACAACAACGAGGTCCCGCACGCCCACGTGGTGCGTCAGCGCTCCGCCACCGAGCTGTCCGAGGGAGAGGTCATGATGTACGTCGCCGAGCGCGTCGCCCCGTACAAACGGGTCCGAGCGGTCACCTTCGTCGACGAGGTGCCCCGGGCCGCCTCGGGGAAGATCCTGCGCAGGGAACTGCGGGGCCGGTCGTGA